One Aquisediminimonas profunda genomic region harbors:
- a CDS encoding SDR family oxidoreductase, whose translation MDLFSLRGRTALITGGSRGIGAMIAEGFLKAGAKVYITARKAAQCKETARKLSSLGECIALPGDASGADGARTLAANYLALEDRLDILVNNAGATWGANFPEFPESGWDKTFDINLKTPFFLAQALLEALRKAASADRPAKIINIASVDGVSVNALETYSYAASKAGLIHLTKRLGLGLAKENIIVSAIAPGAFASEMNYLARDEGEVLAREIPARRIGDSDDMAGAAIFLASRAGDYVVGTTLVVDGGVALTRLACG comes from the coding sequence ATGGATCTTTTCTCACTTCGCGGGCGGACCGCATTGATTACTGGCGGTTCCCGCGGCATTGGCGCGATGATCGCAGAGGGCTTTTTGAAGGCTGGCGCCAAGGTTTATATCACTGCCAGGAAGGCCGCGCAGTGTAAAGAAACCGCGCGAAAGCTCTCATCTCTAGGCGAATGCATAGCCCTGCCTGGTGACGCATCTGGCGCCGACGGAGCAAGGACTTTGGCGGCAAATTACCTCGCACTTGAAGACCGGCTTGATATCTTGGTGAACAATGCGGGTGCCACGTGGGGTGCAAATTTTCCCGAATTCCCGGAATCGGGTTGGGACAAGACCTTCGATATCAATCTCAAAACGCCGTTTTTTTTGGCCCAGGCCTTGCTCGAAGCCCTTAGGAAGGCGGCAAGCGCTGATCGACCAGCAAAGATAATCAACATTGCCTCGGTCGACGGCGTTAGCGTCAATGCGCTCGAGACATACTCTTATGCAGCCAGCAAGGCGGGACTGATACATTTGACGAAGCGATTGGGGCTGGGTCTCGCGAAGGAAAATATCATAGTCTCTGCGATTGCGCCGGGCGCGTTTGCCTCCGAAATGAATTATCTTGCTCGCGATGAGGGGGAAGTTTTGGCCCGGGAAATTCCGGCCAGACGTATTGGGGATAGCGATGATATGGCGGGCGCCGCAATTTTTCTCGCATCTCGAGCGGGCGACTACGTCGTCGGGACTACACTCGTCGTCGATGGAGGAGTGGCACTGACCCGGCTTGCCTGCGGGTAG
- a CDS encoding CoA transferase subunit A, whose translation MNKIVPLSAIDDLVNDGDSVALGGGWFANHPMAAARQLIRAGRKGLRLISNIGSIDVDLLVAADCVAEVSYAMVSLEAFGFANHLRRALESGRVKAHEMPGLAMLIGLDATGRGMPSLPYLGPFGSDLIDRDPGLMRVKCPFTDKDMISVRAIEPDVALLHVTRCDEEGNAQWLGTIAPDIVMGKAAKRVIITCEKIVDREEIVQTAAATNLPGYYVEAVIEVPFGAHPCSHVPHYAMDAFNIWDYSEIIPGDPRLPAFVAQLRGETEEEYRARVVNSEKAQILRTLVDLGRSVTEVA comes from the coding sequence ATGAACAAAATAGTACCGCTAAGTGCGATAGATGATCTGGTAAACGACGGGGACAGTGTTGCCTTGGGTGGAGGGTGGTTTGCAAATCACCCGATGGCTGCGGCACGGCAGTTGATTCGAGCCGGGAGGAAGGGGCTTCGGCTGATTTCCAACATCGGTTCGATCGACGTTGATCTCTTGGTCGCTGCGGACTGCGTAGCTGAGGTGTCCTACGCCATGGTATCCCTCGAGGCCTTCGGTTTTGCAAACCATCTGCGCAGGGCTCTTGAGAGCGGGCGCGTCAAGGCTCATGAGATGCCCGGTCTCGCGATGCTCATTGGGCTTGATGCAACTGGCCGGGGCATGCCGTCACTTCCTTATCTTGGACCTTTCGGTTCGGACCTGATCGATCGTGATCCAGGTCTTATGCGTGTCAAATGTCCTTTCACTGACAAGGACATGATTTCGGTTCGCGCAATCGAGCCGGATGTCGCACTCCTTCACGTGACTCGTTGCGATGAAGAGGGCAACGCACAATGGCTCGGCACGATTGCACCAGACATTGTCATGGGCAAGGCAGCCAAACGCGTCATCATAACCTGCGAGAAGATTGTTGATCGCGAGGAAATTGTGCAGACCGCAGCAGCGACAAATCTTCCCGGATATTATGTCGAGGCGGTCATCGAGGTGCCATTTGGCGCACACCCGTGTTCGCACGTTCCGCACTATGCGATGGATGCGTTCAATATTTGGGATTACTCGGAAATCATTCCCGGCGATCCGCGGCTTCCAGCCTTTGTTGCGCAACTGCGCGGGGAGACAGAGGAAGAGTATCGCGCCCGGGTTGTGAATTCTGAGAAAGCGCAAATTTTGCGCACCTTGGTCGATCTCGGCCGCTCTGTGACGGAGGTCGCGTAA
- a CDS encoding CoA-transferase: MKVETHELMVCLIANEVHNHGGVVFGSFTPLAYCSYMLAKLTHAKDVTLIGYNAIDMSAVEMSYFGAEAAAYKCSTARMDALNEVNSIHLDCRGMVECISPAQLDGTGAFNTSLIGDPDHPKIYLPGQAGASDVAQTYERMIFYIGNHSTRTLVPKVDFVSGNRWKISPEERRKHGLAVGPYKVVTNLAVLEKEDEKRPFRLVSVHPGVTVDEVVAQTGFELDTAETVVTPDPDPIHLDLLRTRIDPRGTAKLGILGGEERRDYLRQIIEFEWEQARDYIRKSKRTLVSY; the protein is encoded by the coding sequence ATGAAAGTTGAAACCCACGAACTGATGGTATGCCTTATTGCGAATGAGGTGCACAACCACGGTGGGGTCGTGTTCGGCTCGTTCACGCCGCTCGCCTACTGTTCCTACATGCTGGCTAAGCTTACTCATGCAAAGGACGTGACGTTGATCGGCTATAATGCGATCGACATGTCGGCAGTGGAGATGAGCTATTTCGGTGCCGAGGCGGCGGCTTACAAGTGCTCGACGGCGCGCATGGATGCACTTAACGAAGTCAACAGCATTCATCTCGACTGCCGCGGCATGGTTGAATGCATATCACCCGCCCAGCTGGATGGCACTGGTGCGTTCAATACGTCGCTCATTGGCGATCCGGATCATCCCAAGATATATCTTCCAGGTCAGGCGGGTGCGTCGGATGTCGCACAGACGTACGAGCGAATGATCTTCTATATCGGGAACCATTCCACAAGGACATTGGTCCCGAAGGTCGATTTTGTTTCCGGCAATCGCTGGAAGATCAGCCCCGAAGAGCGCCGCAAACACGGCCTAGCAGTGGGTCCGTACAAGGTAGTCACCAACCTCGCTGTCCTTGAAAAGGAAGATGAGAAGCGCCCTTTCCGTCTGGTAAGCGTGCATCCGGGGGTGACAGTTGATGAAGTTGTTGCCCAGACTGGCTTCGAATTGGACACGGCCGAGACTGTCGTCACGCCTGATCCTGATCCGATACACCTCGACTTGTTGCGGACGCGCATTGATCCTCGTGGAACAGCAAAACTCGGCATTCTGGGCGGCGAGGAGAGGCGCGATTATCTGCGCCAGATCATAGAGTTCGAATGGGAGCAGGCCAGGGACTACATCCGGAAGTCCAAGCGCACATTGGTCTCTTACTGA
- a CDS encoding acyl-CoA dehydrogenase family protein, with protein MFYKSEHQALQDSLRKFIEREINPYVDQWEADGIFPAKELFKKMGDSGFLGITKPEKFGGAGLDYSFGVAMAEALGDITCGGVPMAIGVQTDMATPALAKYGDDSVRENFLAPSISGDYVACLGVSEPQAGSDVAAIKTTARKDGGDYIINGTKMWTTNGTQADWICLLAITDSEGSIYKNKSLICVPMDTPGVSVAPRFHKLGQHSSDTTQVFFDDVRVPQANRIGDEGKGFIYQMDQFQEERLWGGASVLRAMERIIRLTREYTAGRSVFGEPLLENQSISFSLVELEVEVEALRSLVYRATEAYIEGEDVTRLATMVKVKFGRLVRRVADTCLQYWGGQGYMWDSPVARAYRDFRLSSIGGGADEVMLRVLARQATKAV; from the coding sequence ATGTTTTATAAAAGCGAGCATCAGGCACTGCAGGACTCCCTGCGTAAGTTCATCGAACGCGAGATCAACCCATATGTTGATCAGTGGGAAGCCGATGGAATTTTCCCTGCCAAGGAGCTGTTCAAGAAGATGGGGGATTCCGGGTTCTTGGGCATTACCAAGCCCGAGAAATTTGGTGGGGCCGGTCTTGACTACAGCTTTGGCGTTGCCATGGCGGAAGCGCTGGGTGACATTACCTGCGGCGGCGTGCCGATGGCCATCGGGGTCCAGACAGATATGGCAACACCAGCGCTTGCCAAGTATGGTGATGACTCGGTTCGCGAAAATTTTTTGGCCCCCTCCATTTCCGGTGACTATGTGGCCTGCCTTGGCGTCTCAGAGCCGCAAGCAGGGTCTGACGTGGCGGCTATCAAGACGACAGCGCGAAAGGACGGTGGTGATTACATCATCAACGGTACCAAAATGTGGACGACCAACGGGACGCAGGCAGATTGGATCTGCTTATTGGCCATTACCGATAGCGAAGGTTCGATATACAAGAACAAGTCTCTCATCTGTGTGCCGATGGATACGCCTGGTGTTTCTGTCGCCCCGAGGTTCCACAAGCTGGGACAGCATTCTTCGGATACAACGCAGGTGTTTTTTGACGATGTTCGGGTTCCCCAAGCAAACCGTATAGGCGATGAGGGGAAAGGCTTTATCTATCAGATGGATCAGTTTCAGGAAGAGCGCCTATGGGGAGGGGCAAGCGTCCTTCGCGCGATGGAGCGGATCATCAGACTCACACGCGAATACACGGCTGGCAGATCCGTTTTTGGAGAACCCCTTTTGGAAAATCAGTCAATCTCTTTTTCACTTGTTGAGTTGGAAGTCGAGGTGGAGGCGCTCCGGTCACTGGTTTACCGGGCCACAGAGGCCTACATCGAAGGCGAAGACGTCACACGGCTCGCCACGATGGTGAAGGTCAAGTTTGGCCGCTTGGTGCGCCGTGTTGCCGACACTTGCCTCCAGTATTGGGGAGGTCAAGGCTATATGTGGGATTCCCCGGTAGCACGAGCCTATCGCGATTTCCGGCTTTCCTCAATAGGAGGTGGGGCCGACGAAGTAATGCTGCGAGTTCTTGCGAGGCAAGCAACCAAGGCGGTCTAG
- a CDS encoding nuclear transport factor 2 family protein: MNKRVEGVTEAPSLKEKVQLAYSAFSRGDMDGFMAHLCFHPDAVMIEPDGLPYGGNYRGPDAIRKGIENAVATWEDFGGFVEDVAASGNLVYVHMHVMGKGKASGEAFAMPIVEVLRFRDGQLIEFRPFYFDTARCRSCFER; encoded by the coding sequence ATGAATAAGCGGGTCGAAGGCGTTACCGAAGCTCCGTCATTAAAGGAAAAAGTCCAGCTCGCATACAGTGCCTTTAGTAGGGGCGATATGGATGGTTTCATGGCCCATCTTTGCTTTCATCCTGATGCCGTGATGATCGAGCCGGACGGGCTGCCATATGGAGGAAACTACAGAGGTCCGGACGCGATCCGCAAGGGAATCGAGAATGCAGTAGCTACCTGGGAGGACTTCGGGGGTTTTGTGGAAGATGTCGCTGCATCAGGTAATCTCGTCTATGTCCATATGCACGTCATGGGCAAGGGGAAGGCTTCAGGAGAGGCATTCGCTATGCCGATAGTCGAGGTCCTACGTTTTCGGGACGGACAACTCATAGAATTTCGGCCTTTCTATTTCGATACGGCGCGTTGCAGATCCTGCTTCGAACGATAG
- the ribB gene encoding 3,4-dihydroxy-2-butanone-4-phosphate synthase: MAFSKSEPYGRSSVEEILNEARNGRMFILVDDEHSQSKADLVVPAQMATPAAVNFMAKHGRGLICLALTKQRVEQLGLPLMSRRSISPSGTAFTVSIEAREGVSTGISAADRARTISVAIDAANTPNSIVSPGHVFPLMARDGGVLVRAGHTEAAVDIARLAGLNPSGVICPILDLDGKMACLADISRLAELHEMKIGNIRDLIAYRRRFDNLVECTADEAFVSEYGGDWRMLTYRSIVDNSRNYALVKGKIDSASPLLVRVHVASIFSDMLGQPGPRKRLLQRSMMEVGKEGKGVVLLLVPESETASDVPSSRDRDMDLRTYGIGAQILADLGVHDMILLTNSPHRAIVGVEAFGLNVVGERPFQEASTGLQ, encoded by the coding sequence ATGGCGTTCTCAAAATCAGAGCCTTATGGGCGCTCATCGGTCGAAGAGATTCTCAATGAGGCTCGAAACGGCAGGATGTTCATTCTGGTCGATGACGAGCACTCACAGAGCAAAGCCGATCTCGTTGTCCCCGCGCAAATGGCGACACCCGCAGCAGTTAACTTCATGGCCAAGCACGGTCGAGGGCTGATCTGCCTTGCGCTAACGAAGCAACGGGTAGAGCAGTTGGGCCTGCCGTTGATGTCACGCCGAAGCATTTCGCCATCCGGAACTGCATTTACCGTTTCGATCGAGGCTAGAGAAGGAGTCAGCACCGGCATATCCGCCGCTGATCGGGCACGAACAATTTCCGTGGCAATTGATGCCGCCAATACTCCCAACAGCATTGTTTCCCCAGGCCATGTTTTCCCGCTGATGGCGCGAGACGGAGGTGTGCTCGTGCGGGCCGGCCACACCGAAGCGGCTGTCGATATTGCGCGTTTGGCTGGATTGAATCCCAGCGGTGTGATCTGCCCGATACTCGATCTTGATGGCAAGATGGCATGCCTCGCTGACATTAGCCGATTGGCGGAGCTTCACGAAATGAAGATTGGCAACATTCGGGACCTAATCGCGTATCGCCGCAGGTTCGATAATTTGGTCGAGTGTACGGCCGACGAAGCGTTCGTTTCCGAATATGGTGGTGATTGGCGAATGCTCACCTATCGCAGCATTGTCGACAACAGCCGCAACTATGCGCTTGTGAAGGGCAAGATTGACTCAGCGTCTCCACTGCTCGTGCGGGTACATGTCGCGTCGATATTCTCGGATATGCTCGGACAACCTGGGCCTCGCAAGCGTCTGCTTCAGCGCTCAATGATGGAAGTTGGCAAAGAGGGCAAGGGTGTTGTCCTTTTGCTGGTGCCCGAGTCTGAAACGGCGTCAGATGTCCCATCGTCAAGGGATCGCGACATGGATCTGCGGACCTACGGCATCGGTGCGCAAATTCTAGCCGACCTCGGTGTCCACGACATGATTCTTCTTACCAACTCACCGCACCGGGCTATCGTTGGTGTAGAAGCCTTTGGCCTCAACGTTGTGGGAGAGCGCCCGTTCCAGGAGGCGAGCACTGGATTGCAGTGA
- a CDS encoding NAD-dependent epimerase/dehydratase family protein: MKILVIGGTGGLGGHAAIHLRNNGHEISIGSRNPPPEATPMAKMPFVQGDYMNGDYSSDRLKGFDALVFVAGNDGRHVPATADMDEHLRRAALEAQPAVMRGARDAGIKRVVQIGSFYPQAAPELEAGNYYVQSRRLACELGRAEGRPGFDVISINPPFMVGGVPGLPSQLMDPNAAWAIGDLDGPMFGPSGGTNFMSYNSLSQAIEGALMRGEPGKAYLVGDQNLSFADYLSLFFKAAGKPIHLESRDEAHPIFPDWLIFQGRGNFISFEPDPKDASLLGYARNDVVNGAAEAVQCYLQRRSTAQRAMSA, translated from the coding sequence ATGAAAATTCTCGTTATCGGAGGCACTGGAGGACTTGGCGGACACGCAGCAATACACCTCCGTAACAACGGCCATGAGATCTCAATCGGCTCGCGCAATCCGCCACCTGAAGCAACGCCGATGGCAAAGATGCCCTTCGTGCAAGGCGATTACATGAACGGCGATTACTCGTCGGATCGACTGAAGGGATTTGATGCCCTTGTGTTCGTGGCCGGCAATGATGGCCGCCACGTACCGGCCACGGCGGATATGGACGAGCATTTGCGACGGGCCGCTCTGGAGGCACAGCCTGCCGTTATGCGCGGAGCGCGAGACGCCGGGATAAAGCGAGTAGTCCAGATTGGGAGCTTCTATCCTCAGGCTGCACCCGAACTTGAAGCGGGCAATTATTACGTCCAATCGCGCCGCCTTGCCTGCGAGCTTGGCCGGGCTGAGGGTCGACCAGGATTTGATGTCATTAGCATCAATCCACCTTTTATGGTTGGTGGCGTTCCTGGCCTGCCTAGCCAACTGATGGATCCTAATGCCGCCTGGGCGATCGGTGATCTGGACGGTCCAATGTTTGGGCCGTCTGGTGGGACCAATTTCATGAGCTACAATTCGCTGAGCCAGGCGATCGAAGGCGCGCTCATGCGAGGTGAACCGGGCAAAGCCTATCTGGTTGGCGACCAAAATCTAAGCTTCGCTGATTATCTAAGCCTATTCTTCAAGGCTGCCGGCAAGCCAATCCACCTGGAATCGCGTGATGAGGCGCATCCCATTTTTCCTGACTGGCTTATCTTCCAAGGGCGCGGCAATTTCATCAGCTTCGAACCCGACCCGAAGGATGCGTCACTACTTGGCTATGCACGCAATGATGTCGTCAATGGAGCCGCTGAAGCTGTGCAATGTTACCTGCAGAGGAGAAGCACCGCCCAACGCGCGATGTCAGCATGA
- a CDS encoding EthD domain-containing protein: MIKVLAFLKKRPDMTAEQFKRQYENGHAVFSLEYIPNAKKYVRRYVEPVVKPLTGEVSAQDFDALTEIWFETREDYEKDFGRIAEPEIQKLFLEDEDKLFANHDHTIMIVVDECESAI, translated from the coding sequence ATGATTAAGGTTCTTGCGTTTCTCAAAAAGCGCCCCGACATGACGGCCGAGCAATTCAAGCGTCAGTACGAAAATGGCCATGCGGTGTTCTCTTTGGAATATATTCCTAATGCTAAGAAGTATGTTCGGCGATACGTTGAACCAGTTGTCAAGCCGCTTACCGGCGAAGTCTCGGCTCAGGACTTCGATGCATTGACTGAAATTTGGTTCGAGACGCGCGAGGATTACGAAAAGGACTTCGGCCGCATTGCCGAGCCGGAAATTCAGAAACTGTTCCTTGAGGACGAAGACAAGCTGTTTGCTAATCATGACCACACAATCATGATCGTGGTCGATGAATGCGAATCCGCAATATAG
- a CDS encoding NADH:flavin oxidoreductase gives MNNDTRSILFEPVNIGKLELSNRIVMAPMTRGFSPNGIPGQNVIDYYRRRAEGGVGLIITEGTWIPHWSSSNNPNVPDFFGDEALAGWKRVADAVHAAGSKIMPQLWHVGQFGSAGSPNAPEGAPKTRQIGPSGMIGELGTPVEMLDVPATQKDIDEVSEAYVVAAESAQHLGFDGVEIHAAHGYLLDQFFWSATNLRDDKYGGATLVERARIALDIVREMRRRTGPEFPIVMRISQWKQQDYAARLAETPEELGSFVGPLADAGVDIFHCSQRRFWEGEFGTDMNVAGWVKKLSGKPSITVGSVTLQQDMLETFAGERNVSSSNIGKLCELLARGDFDLVAIGRALIADSEWAEKVHRHADSELKIFSLEMLGGLE, from the coding sequence ATGAACAATGACACGAGATCCATTCTGTTTGAGCCCGTTAACATCGGCAAGCTTGAGCTATCAAATCGCATCGTGATGGCGCCAATGACCCGCGGGTTTTCACCGAACGGAATTCCCGGCCAGAATGTGATCGATTATTATCGTCGGCGTGCCGAAGGCGGGGTGGGACTCATCATAACGGAAGGAACGTGGATTCCTCATTGGAGCAGCTCCAATAATCCCAACGTGCCAGATTTTTTCGGCGATGAGGCGCTTGCTGGATGGAAGCGTGTAGCTGACGCTGTGCACGCTGCGGGATCGAAAATAATGCCGCAATTGTGGCATGTAGGGCAGTTCGGGAGCGCTGGATCTCCCAACGCTCCCGAGGGAGCCCCAAAAACCCGGCAAATTGGTCCATCGGGTATGATTGGAGAATTGGGCACGCCGGTCGAGATGCTTGATGTCCCGGCCACACAAAAGGATATCGATGAGGTAAGTGAAGCCTATGTCGTTGCTGCAGAATCCGCGCAACACCTTGGCTTTGACGGGGTGGAAATCCATGCCGCCCATGGTTATTTGCTGGACCAGTTCTTCTGGAGCGCGACCAATTTGCGCGACGATAAATATGGAGGGGCAACGCTTGTCGAGCGGGCACGTATTGCACTCGATATCGTTCGTGAAATGCGTCGCCGCACTGGGCCGGAATTCCCGATCGTAATGCGCATTTCGCAGTGGAAGCAGCAGGATTATGCTGCAAGATTGGCCGAGACGCCCGAAGAACTCGGATCATTTGTCGGGCCGCTGGCCGATGCAGGCGTCGACATCTTTCATTGTTCACAAAGGCGGTTCTGGGAGGGCGAGTTCGGCACCGACATGAACGTGGCGGGTTGGGTCAAGAAGCTTTCTGGAAAGCCGTCAATTACGGTCGGCTCGGTAACTTTGCAGCAGGATATGCTTGAGACCTTCGCCGGGGAACGCAATGTTAGCTCCTCGAACATCGGCAAACTGTGCGAGCTCCTGGCCCGTGGCGATTTTGACTTGGTTGCAATCGGGCGCGCTTTAATCGCAGATTCGGAATGGGCAGAAAAAGTCCACAGGCATGCTGATAGCGAACTGAAGATATTTTCGCTCGAAATGCTTGGAGGCTTGGAATAG